The Xiphophorus hellerii strain 12219 chromosome 3, Xiphophorus_hellerii-4.1, whole genome shotgun sequence genome segment CGGCCGCCCCTATTGGTCCAGGAGGTTCTGGTATCAATTcctgatcaataatcaataaactCAGATCTAACTGGTCTGAAATGGTTCTGCTGTCCAGTCAGGAGAAACTTCCCAGCATCCAGATCAGCATGGAGAGCGAGGACGGACGGAGGTTTGTGGACGCTGAGACGGCGTTATGATCCTCCACCGGGACGGCGAGGTGGGCGGGGCCTGAACGAGGCGGAGGACCAATCAGCTTCCACCTGGCTGTGCTGCATTTCTCTGATGACATGACTTTTATTTCCTCATCGTTTCACACGGACAATCCTCAGGTTACTATGTTTTTACTGCCAGACCACCGCTGTGCTCTGATTGGCCGACGGCCAGCGAACTCAGAGGACGAATATTTATTTCTCCTTCAGTTTCTGCTTCTCCTCCATGATCCAACGCGGAACGGACGTTTTATTTAATCTATCATGCTGATTTCActtcagagtgtgtgtgtgtgtgtgtgtgggtgtgtgtgtgtgtgtgtgtcaccaTGTTGCCTGTAGGTTAAACCTCAGCAGatgttttgtagtttctttgtaatttttttaaataaatcagttgggaggaaacattttccacatcatgagtcacatgaccaacaggAAGTGACTCCTGGaggaaaccatgaagaagacgaagacaggaagtgatttctggaggaaaccacgaagaagacgaagacaggaagtgatttCTGGAGGAAACCACGAAAAAGAcgaagacaggaagtgatttctggaggaaaccacgaagaagacgaagacaggaagtagtttgtttttttttaccttggtGGAGTAGATTTGTGACGTAAACACAGTAGGTGAcacacctgagtgaagttggcccccTCCTTCTTCAAGTCAGACGAAATTAGTGTCAAACTTTTTTGCTccgtttgtgcagcaaagatttttgtttgtgccgctatcattctaaagatattaagaaaaatgATCTCTAGGGGTCATCAGAGGTCAACCACTCTCCTGGCCCTActcacatttaaatttattgatttaatttaattgtttttcatttgtgctgctttggctttgaagatattaattaaagtttaggggtcaaaaggtcaaccagcccgcCTTCTTTTATAAACAGTTTCTGCTAGTTTGTGCACTGATTTGAAGTCGTGTTGATGATGACTGTTGATCAGGAAATTGAGCTGGAAACAGCTGATTAGACATGTTTTGCTCTAGTCCTATTGTTCATATTTCAACAGTACAGTTTGTCCAACAGCGCCCTCTGGTGATCAGAAACTGAAATACAGGTTTATTTTGGAAGGTTTTGTTCCAGTTCATTCTAAATGAGACCAAGCGAATTTCATCCAcgttaacattaaattattcatgtttgtaggttagcacttaacaatttcaaatgaaattcaCAGATCCAGCATGAACTGATGttcactgacctttgacctctagaaacattgtaattaatatcttcaaaatgaAAGCTACACAACTGGAGTCGAGTTAATTGATTtcgtctgatttgaagaaggtggggggagggggggctggttgacctttgatgacctctagaaacatttttttacatctttaaaatgatataaaacattttgctgcacaaacgtttgacaccaattttgtctgatttgaaggtCTGGAGCCGACTTGCCTCaggaaactgattttatttcctgtttctgatgattgagatcattttatttctgtgttcaGAAACGGCCAGCAGGTAACGCTCTGGACCGGACCCGACCCGATCCGACCGGACCCAACCCGGACCTGCCGTGGCCCCTGCCGCCGCTCTGGTGATGGCGGCGGGTTGCCTGCGTCGCGTCCTGGTGAAGCGGCTGCAGATGTAAAGCACCAAATCACAACACGCCTCGCGACGcactttaaaaactaatttctgcatcaagttcagtttatttcagcaatgttttccaaaataaaagtcctagaaacacaaaacaatcttCTAAATTGAacgcaaaatgttttattatgaaagctaacaatttacacaaaaatttattttaatgttcatattttaaaataaaattaattacaagAGAAAATAGATTTTGTAGGATGAAGCCAGTCGTTTGtataaatatggaaaatgaaGAATTATAGTTTGAAGTTACTTTTAAAGCTGGTCGTTATTAAAAGCAGaattcatgaaaaataatttcttgttgatcataaatatttctatttgagTCGTTCACTTctggaccagcagggggcgacggTGGACAGGAACCACTTcgctttaacaggaagaaaccagaaccagaactttctgTTAGAAGAGCATCaaaagttttaatgaaacaaaattaataataaacaacgaatgtttgaaattattatttattcatcagtTTCATGTTTAGTGTAAAAACTGTAAACTATTGAATCCAGATGAGCTGACAGGCCGGTTCTGGtcggttctgttctgttctggtcAGTTTGGTTCTGTTCGGTTCTGGTCAATTTGGTTCGGTTCtggtctgtttggttctgttctgttctggtctgtttggttctggtcagtttggttctgtttggtttggttctggtcaaTTTGGTTCGGTTCtggtctgtttggttctgttctgttctggtctgtttggttctggtcagtttggttctgtttggtttggttctggtccaaatGCTTTGATTaatcaaacatcagattttaaagaaaaatggagaaGCTTCATGCAGAATCCTGACGGAGCATTCTGGTACCAGAACCTCTGGTCCGTTTTGATGTCTTCTGTGGTTCTGCAGGTGAGCGGTTCTGGCCCGGTTAGAGAACTCTGGCCAGCAGGACGGTCAGCAGCAGAGCGGCAGACAGACCGGACCTTTGGGATTCTCCTGCAGACAAACCCGGGTTaatctgtggttctggttctggttgtagTTCTGGTGGGCCGGAGCGGACTCACCTGCGGCCCGCAGCATGACCTCGGTGACCCCCAGCGACCCGTTGTGCGGCGCCGGCTGGATGCCCAGCAGCCTGCAGAGCAGCGGGTAGACGTGGATGCTGTCGAATGGGTCGGACACAAAGTTCTGCTTGAAGCTCGGTCCGACGGCCCGGAAGATGGTCTTCATGTCCATCTCCCCGTTGTGGAAGCCGTGGTCGCCTTTGTTCACGTAGACGATGAACCTCTGAGAAACAGAGAGGCagggtgacctttgacctcaccTGCTGCTCTGGAACCAGAAACTCCATTTGAACAATTttacacctaaaaaaaaaactgatttcctgattttatctttaattaaaTGTCAAACGCAACAGAAAGTCCTTAAAATGAGATCTGGACCTGAACGACtgaatttctgtttctgtttctgtgagGTCAGGAAAtggacttcaaaataagagcatgaatgaTTCTTAAcagtttaaaaccaaaacacagatgtttaactttattcaactgaaagtttctAAACCAGTAAATTAGTGCTTCAGAATTGAGCTGGAAAATGATCTTAGTGGAAGCTAATTGCGCTAAACGTTTCCAAAGTTAGCTAAATGGTTTTAGCTAAGCTAAAATTTAGCAGAAGTTTGACGCTATGACTGAACCAAAGTTCCATCTGCGCTTTAAATACTgagtgaatatttatgcagtcACTCGTTTAAAAGTCCCTCtagctttaattattttactttgaataaaataatccCTTAACCAGCTAGCTAGTTAAATCTGTTTCtcattattttactttgacaGGGTGTCCACACATTAAGTCTTAATTTgtgtaaaagtaagaaattaaaatgtcttgaattcatttaaaatgtaaattaaacacGTTAATCAccagtcttaaattttgtcgtagcaattttatttttcaacatttgagTCATTTGCAGACGTTTCATTGCGTTCTGCGCCTGGAgcggttgaggctaccgctaactaccTGCTAATAAACCCTTGCTAGCTAGTTAGCTggcgttttgttttgtttcttttgttgttttttcatatttaatgagTTAAGTGCAGACTAATCACCAGTTTGAAGAAGAAAGATCGTCTCTCCCATTGGCTCACTTCTGTTCCAGCTCGTTTGATGCTGCGTTCATTCTGGGCTGAAAGGATTGGCACTATGGACCTTACGGCtaaattgcacattttatttgtaattaaatacaaaaatccacttttgtacatttctgtaatTGTCTTAAATTTccttcataatggtcttaaataGTCTTAAGTAGCCTTTAGGAACACTATTGATTTGTAATCTGTTGTAAAATAACCATAAATTAGCTCTACTTTTAGCAGATTAACAGAAGTTTTCCCACTGCCTCTTCAGATTTAAAGGTTGCTGAAAGTAGATAATGAAATACTTCAATATGAGTATTGGACTTTAGCTAAAAGAATCATCTCGATGGTCTTGTAGATGACTTCGTCACTAGCGATATTAGCGCAATAAACCGGAAGTCGTTCAAAGAACGGAGACGATAACTGAATGTTTCTGAAGCCAAGGAGCAACGTATTAattatatatgtgtatatatatatatatatatatatatatatatatatatatatatataatccattccctaacattcttgtatactctgtataatctgtgcatatagctcccatatttatatttatacacaatatctatatctcttgctataaccccttatagtccatacatacatagtcttgtacatccgtaaataaatatctatatctcgtagagcacttctggatagatgcaaactacatctcgttgcttgtacttgtgacagtgcaatgacaataaagttgaattctattctattctattaataataaaacaattcttCAACACCACCGGGGCCAGGACTGTTCCCACACTGACGCTCCTAGCACCAATTCTTTGGTGAAGAACCAAACCTGAGGCGAGCCTTACCGAGTTCAGGTTGAACCCCAGGTCCGCCACGACCACGATGGGAGGCAGCCGCTTGCTTCTCCCCAGATGGAAACTCTCCGGGATCTCCTGTTTCTTGTAGACGGTCAGATTGGGAGCGTTGGACAGAGCGTCGTAAACCTCCTGATCCTTCCCCGGCCGCGGCGTCACGATGCCGAAGCCGCCGTAGTCCAGGATCTCGAAGCTGGCGAGCTCCATCAGGTTCAGGTACTTGTTGAGGACGATCTCGTCCACCAGCGGCCGCTTCTTGACGGTGGTCATGCCGTGATCTGAGGTGATGACGACGTCCAGGCTGTCGTCCAGGCCGTGCCGGCTGATGGCGTCTCGCAGGTAACCGACGGTGCGGTCGATCTGCTGGATGACGGTCTTCCTGTCCGGGTGGTCCGGCCCCTTGTTGTGGCCCACGAAGTCCGGCTCGCCGTAGTACAGGGTCACCAGGTCGAAGTCCTCCTCCACGAACCAGCTCAGAACCGTGTCTATGTTCTCACGCCATTCTGTCTCATTGGTGTAAGGGTGGCCGGGCTCTGCCAGCTGAACTCTGTTGACCCTTTGACCCCCGTAGGTGGCGGCGCCTCCCGGGAAGAAGAACGAAGCGGTTTTCAGACCCTGAAAGAAGGAGATCAGTTTGATTTACTGGTTTAGCGTCACATTTGGAGCTCCTGCAGTCCGGCTCGCCTCGACTCGCCTGGTTCTGAGCCGTGATCCATAACGGCAGCACTCCGTTGTCCCACCACTCCGACCTCTTCAGGGTCTCTTTGAAGGAAACTTTCAGGTTTGTTGTTTCGTTGAACATTAAGTTGTGGACAACTTCGTGGTCTTCTATCCATCTACCTGAGAGGAGACATTTAGCTCTGTGATTCGGgagaaaaatcaacagaaacGTCTGTATGGTCCACTGTTATGCTGCCATCTGGTGGTTAGATTTGGCTGTTCAGTGAAGCAGTGGTGATCAGATCGAATTCAGGTAAATTGGGACATTTAAAGATTTACCAGGTGTCACATTTTTTATACttagtttaaatattattttgcttactaaatatttaattgcatCATTGTTCGGTGTTCAGTCTCCATTTTTCACCGTGACTCAGCATAATCTCTAactgggggctcgtccgggattgAAACCAAACATTATGCTTCTTTCACTGCCCCTGAAGGAATCATCATGATAATTGTTGTCTATCTCAAGAGTGATCATGTAAAATTGAAACTTGTGTACAACTTAACGACACACAACCCAGTTAACGCAGCAGTTCAGTCCCAGTCAAACCAGTTCAGTGAGTCAGGGCTGCTTTAATGGGTGTGATGGAGTTTTCAGCCAGCAaacggcgccccctgctggagttCAGTTGATTCATGTTTACAATGTTGTGTCTGCAGCAGTGAGTTCAAAGTTCATCACAACTAAACTTATTCTCTCTGTTGGACGGCGTGAATAAAACGATTTTAAACGATATCAAATCCGTTTTCAGAAGGATGGATTTCATATTGATCTGCTGCTTAtggccttttttaaaataaggggcaacattaaacaaaaacagatacttcagcaaatgtttctgcacagaaataatttttttaaagagctggAATTGTATGACTCTTATAAAGCCAGAAAGTTTcttgatttaaacattttcgAGTCTCCTGAGGTGAAAATCCAGGTTTTTCCTGAGTGATTCAGGCTCAGATGCTTCTCACGTCTCCTGCAGGAAACAAAGAGTCGCATTTAGAAGAAAAccgtcacttcctgtttgatcAGCAAGGAATTGGCAAACATCTGATCGTATCTAATGCGGCCATAAACCTCCACTTACTGACAGGAAGATCAACACAACCCAGACCAGCTGACAGTGCTCAATAATCCAGAAATAATCTAGGAATGCATGATTAGATTATATTTCTTATCCTGTAAGCTGGTTCTGATCTGCAGAGCTTCAGAACCAGATCATTTTCAGAGTCCAGCTGGTCTCCTTCTCTAAATCTAATAAATTcagtgtcaaacatttgtgcagcaaaaatgttcatttttcattagcattttaaagatgctaataaaaagcagcacaaacaaaacttttactGCTCAAACATAGTCGAGTcgattgacaccaattttgtccgATTTGAAGACGTTTGAGGgcggttgacctttcatgacctctggaaatgtttttattaatatctttaaaatttgTGCTGCACAAACCAAAACGCTTGATGCCAATTTTTGTAGATTAGTAGAAGGTGAAGCGCCAACTGCCCTCAGGAGGATTTCTGGGTTCAAGACTCGATGACAAAAGcgcaatttatttattgattttaattaaaaacatcccaaataaaaagtttgactgacagaaGAAACGACTTGAACCAACATGTGGTTCCTAAACGGGATTTTCTCCGAAGCGTTCTGCGTGCTGCAGCCTCGCTGCTCGTCTACCCAGAACTTAAGATGTTTGGTTTCTGTAGCTCTGAGCTGAAATGTCGGTTTCCCCCCTGGAGGACTGACaaagctcttcttcttcttcataaCTAATTGTTCCTGACTTTACTGCAGAGCTGCTAGTAATCTAATTAATCTGCAGGACTGTTTGGTTTAAGGCCGTCCAGCGGCGCTTCAGACCTGTGATGGTGGTGAAGTGTGACGGCGAAGTCATGGTCATCATGGGGGGGGTGACATATTTGGCCTTGACCCCGTCCCGGGCCATGCGGTCCAGGTGCGGCGTGTCCACGTCCTGGTCGTAGTCCCACCTGAACCCGTCGAAcgacaccagcagcagcttggtCTTCTTCTCCTCCCTGCTGCTCACCGGCTTCCCGCCGACGCCGCTCGCCGCCATCAGCACGAGGAAAATCTCCAGCCTCATCTTCAGCCTCACTGCGACTGCCTGCCGCCTGGCTGGTGCTCACCTGTGCAGGAGACCCTGGTTAATGAGTAGCATCAGTTCCTGATACAGATCTGCTGATGGAGGGGCAGACCTTTGACTGTGAACTAATAGGTCTTATCGGGACGGACTTTAATGATTAGATGGACTTTGAAAGCTGGTCCTTGGTGTTTATAAGTCTGGACCAATCAGATTCTCAAAGCTGATAATCTGATCAATAATAAGACCAGATAACCTGAAGTTCTGT includes the following:
- the LOC116716877 gene encoding ectonucleotide pyrophosphatase/phosphodiesterase family member 7 isoform X2 translates to MRLEIFLVLMAASGVGGKPVSSREEKKTKLLLVSFDGFRWDYDQDVDTPHLDRMARDGVKAKYVTPPMMTMTSPSHFTTITGRWIEDHEVVHNLMFNETTNLKVSFKETLKRSEWWDNGVLPLWITAQNQGLKTASFFFPGGAATYGGQRVNRVQLAEPGHPYTNETEWRENIDTVLSWFVEEDFDLVTLYYGEPDFVGHNKGPDHPDRKTVIQQIDRTVGYLRDAISRHGLDDSLDVVITSDHGMTTVKKRPLVDEIVLNKYLNLMELASFEILDYGGFGIVTPRPGKDQEVYDALSNAPNLTVYKKQEIPESFHLGRSKRLPPIVVVADLGFNLNSRFIVYVNKGDHGFHNGEMDMKTIFRAVGPSFKQNFVSDPFDSIHVYPLLCRLLGIQPAPHNGSLGVTEVMLRAAGESQRSGLSAALLLTVLLARVL
- the LOC116716877 gene encoding ectonucleotide pyrophosphatase/phosphodiesterase family member 7 isoform X1 → MRLEIFLVLMAASGVGGKPVSSREEKKTKLLLVSFDGFRWDYDQDVDTPHLDRMARDGVKAKYVTPPMMTMTSPSHFTTITGRWIEDHEVVHNLMFNETTNLKVSFKETLKRSEWWDNGVLPLWITAQNQGLKTASFFFPGGAATYGGQRVNRVQLAEPGHPYTNETEWRENIDTVLSWFVEEDFDLVTLYYGEPDFVGHNKGPDHPDRKTVIQQIDRTVGYLRDAISRHGLDDSLDVVITSDHGMTTVKKRPLVDEIVLNKYLNLMELASFEILDYGGFGIVTPRPGKDQEVYDALSNAPNLTVYKKQEIPESFHLGRSKRLPPIVVVADLGFNLNSRFIVYVNKGDHGFHNGEMDMKTIFRAVGPSFKQNFVSDPFDSIHVYPLLCRLLGIQPAPHNGSLGVTEVMLRAAGESAPAHQNYNQNQNHRLTRVCLQENPKGPVCLPLCC